The Phycisphaeraceae bacterium genome segment CGAGTACTTCGATCACGTCATCCTCATCAACATGCGCGTCGTGGCGCACGGGCCGACCGAGGAGGTCTTCACCCGCGAGAACCTGCAGAAGACGTACGGCGGCCGCCTCACGCTGCTGGATGAGGCCGCGGAGGCCCTGGCCCGATGAGCCGGGGAGAAGCCCCATTCTGGGGTGACGTGGCGCGGGTCTTCCTGCTGCAGGATTACAACACCCGCGTGGTGGTGCTGGGCGCGGCGGCGCTGGGGCTGGCGGCGGGGGTGGTCGGCTGCTTCACGCTGCTGCGCAGGCGGGCGCTGATGGGCGACGCCCTCAGCCACGCCACGCTGCCGGGCATCGGACTGGCGTTCATTCTCGTCACGCTGACCGGGGGCGACGGCAAGTCGCTGCCGTGGCTGCTGCTGGGGGCCACGCTGGCGGGCGCGGCGGGGCTGGGCGTCATTCTGCTCATTCGGAATCTGACGCGGCTGAAGGAGGACGCCGCGCTGGGCGTGGTGCTGAGCGTCTTCTTCGGGCTGGGCGTGGCGACGCTGGGCGTCGCGCAGAACATGCAGGCGGGTCACGCGGCGGGACTGGAGTCATTCATCTACGGCAAGACCGCCTCGATGACCGCGTCGGACGCGCGGCTGATCGCCGTGGCCGCCGGGTTGTCAGTCGCGGCCTGCGCGATGCTGTTCAAGGAGTTCCGTCTGCTCTGCTTCGACGCCGCCTTCGCGCGAGGACAGGGGCGACCCACGCTGCTGCTGGACATGCTCATGATGGCGGTGGTGGTGGCGGTCACGGTGATCGGGCTTCAGGCGGTGGGGCTGGTGCTGATCATCGCGCTGCTCATCATCCCCGCTGCGGCGGCCCGCTTCTGGACCGAGCGGCTTCAGTGGATGACGGTCATCAGCGGGGCGATGGGAGCCCTCTCCGCCGCGCTGGGAGCGGCCATCAGCGGGGTGAGGCCGGACACGCCTTCCGGTCCGATGATCGTCATCGTTGCGGCGGCGCTCTTCGCCTTGAGCATGGCCTTCGGCGCGGCGCGGGGCGTCGCGCCTCGGCTGCTGCGACAATGGCGACTGGCGCGGCGCATCGGGCGACAGCACCTGCTGCGGGCGGTGTTTGAGTTGAGCGAGGGCGAGGCACACCCCGCTCC includes the following:
- a CDS encoding metal ABC transporter permease, encoding MSRGEAPFWGDVARVFLLQDYNTRVVVLGAAALGLAAGVVGCFTLLRRRALMGDALSHATLPGIGLAFILVTLTGGDGKSLPWLLLGATLAGAAGLGVILLIRNLTRLKEDAALGVVLSVFFGLGVATLGVAQNMQAGHAAGLESFIYGKTASMTASDARLIAVAAGLSVAACAMLFKEFRLLCFDAAFARGQGRPTLLLDMLMMAVVVAVTVIGLQAVGLVLIIALLIIPAAAARFWTERLQWMTVISGAMGALSAALGAAISGVRPDTPSGPMIVIVAAALFALSMAFGAARGVAPRLLRQWRLARRIGRQHLLRAVFELSEGEAHPAPSRSRLTSNARGDVTEPPLVSISDLAFMRSWSPRSLHRQIARARRAGLVNPAGDGVRLTETGLIEAARLTRNHRLWEMYLITHADVAPSHVDRDADHVEHILGPALTAELERLMASDLPARVMPVSPHVLNEGSRA